From the genome of Streptomyces sp. NBC_01116, one region includes:
- the otsB gene encoding trehalose-phosphatase, whose translation MGSHSAHLPNPTTPAGREGLDAVLARPDRAVVALDFDGTLADIVADPEQARAHPGTVAALAALAPKVAAVAVITGRPAGVAVRYGGFAGVPGLEHLVVLGHYGAERWDAVTGTVNAPAPHPGVAAARAELPGVLHEFDSWHGTWIEEKGQAVAVHTRRAQDPQAAFETLRGPLGELAAKHGLIVEPGRLVLELRPPGMDKGVALSMFVAELDAESVIYAGDDLGDLAAFAAVEKLRTEGPDGVPGLLVCSGSTEVPELAERADLSVPGPAAVVAFLAALAERI comes from the coding sequence ATGGGCAGTCACTCCGCACATCTGCCGAACCCGACCACTCCGGCCGGCCGCGAAGGGCTCGACGCCGTTCTCGCCCGGCCCGACCGCGCGGTCGTCGCCCTCGACTTCGACGGCACGCTCGCCGACATCGTCGCGGACCCCGAGCAGGCCCGCGCCCACCCCGGCACGGTGGCCGCGCTCGCCGCGCTCGCGCCGAAGGTCGCCGCCGTCGCCGTGATCACCGGCCGCCCGGCGGGCGTCGCGGTGCGCTACGGAGGCTTCGCGGGCGTCCCCGGGCTGGAGCACCTCGTCGTGCTCGGGCACTACGGCGCCGAACGCTGGGACGCCGTGACGGGCACCGTCAACGCCCCCGCCCCGCACCCCGGAGTCGCCGCGGCCCGGGCCGAACTACCCGGCGTACTGCATGAGTTCGACTCGTGGCACGGCACCTGGATCGAGGAGAAGGGGCAGGCCGTGGCCGTCCACACCCGGCGCGCCCAGGACCCGCAGGCGGCCTTCGAGACGCTGCGCGGACCCCTCGGCGAGCTGGCGGCGAAGCACGGGCTGATCGTCGAACCGGGCCGTCTGGTGCTGGAGTTGCGCCCGCCCGGCATGGACAAGGGCGTCGCGCTCAGCATGTTCGTCGCGGAGCTGGACGCCGAGTCCGTGATCTACGCGGGCGACGACCTCGGGGACCTCGCCGCGTTCGCCGCGGTGGAGAAGCTGCGGACCGAGGGCCCGGACGGCGTTCCCGGCCTCCTGGTGTGCAGCGGCAGCACCGAGGTGCCCGAACTGGCCGAGCGGGCCGACCTGTCGGTGCCCGGCCCGGCCGCCGTCGTCGCGTTCCTGGCGGCCCTGGCCGAGCGGATCTGA
- a CDS encoding trehalose-6-phosphate synthase, producing the protein MVSEHTSSATAQVLVASNRGPVSYTLGEDGTLDAKRGGGGLVSGLSAVDDKLWVCAALGDGDREAVRRGVGEAGVRMLDIDAEVHADAYNGIANSVLWFVHHLLYQTPVEPVFDAEFRRRWASYETYNRAFAEALAEEAGPGASVLVQDYHLALVPGMLRELRPDLRIGHFSHTPWAPVDYYRLLPDDIAEQLLRGILGADRAAFLTRRWADAFIACCTEILGGTGRTRIGVHGLGADADFLRRRSHEADVDERMAALREQVGEGRKTIVRVDRTELSKNIVRGLHAYRALLDARPEWRERVVHIAFAYPSRQDLAVYRDYTAAVQTLATEINGAYGTEGWTPVVLHVKDDFARSLAAYRLADVALVNPIRDGMNLVAKEVPVVSDHGCALVLSREAGAYEELGEDAIVVNPYDVTGTAEALHEALTMSADERSGRTERLAEAATALPPQQWFLDQLEALRQG; encoded by the coding sequence ATGGTCTCCGAGCACACATCCTCCGCCACCGCCCAGGTCCTCGTCGCGTCCAACCGCGGGCCCGTCTCGTACACCCTCGGCGAGGACGGGACGCTCGACGCCAAGCGCGGCGGCGGAGGTCTCGTCTCCGGACTGAGCGCCGTCGACGACAAGCTGTGGGTCTGCGCGGCCCTCGGCGACGGGGACCGCGAGGCGGTGCGGCGCGGGGTCGGCGAGGCGGGCGTCCGGATGCTCGACATCGACGCCGAGGTGCACGCCGACGCGTACAACGGCATCGCCAACTCGGTGCTGTGGTTCGTCCACCACCTGCTCTACCAGACGCCCGTCGAGCCGGTCTTCGACGCGGAGTTCCGCCGCCGGTGGGCCTCCTACGAGACGTACAACCGGGCCTTCGCCGAGGCGCTCGCCGAGGAGGCGGGCCCCGGGGCGTCGGTCCTCGTCCAGGACTACCACCTGGCCCTGGTCCCCGGCATGCTCCGTGAGCTGCGCCCGGACCTCAGGATCGGCCACTTCTCCCACACCCCGTGGGCGCCCGTCGACTACTACCGGCTGCTGCCCGACGACATCGCGGAGCAGCTGCTGCGCGGCATCCTCGGCGCGGACCGGGCCGCGTTCCTGACCCGCCGCTGGGCGGACGCGTTCATCGCCTGCTGCACGGAGATCCTCGGCGGGACGGGCCGGACCAGGATCGGGGTGCACGGCCTGGGGGCCGACGCGGACTTCCTGCGCCGGCGCTCGCACGAGGCGGACGTGGACGAGCGGATGGCGGCGCTGCGGGAGCAGGTGGGCGAGGGCCGGAAGACCATCGTCCGGGTGGACCGCACCGAGCTGTCCAAGAACATCGTGCGCGGCCTGCACGCGTACCGGGCCCTGCTGGACGCCCGCCCCGAGTGGCGCGAGCGCGTCGTGCACATCGCCTTCGCCTACCCCTCCCGGCAGGACCTCGCCGTCTACCGGGACTACACGGCGGCGGTGCAGACCCTGGCCACGGAGATCAACGGAGCGTACGGCACGGAGGGGTGGACGCCGGTCGTGCTCCACGTCAAGGACGACTTCGCCCGCTCGCTGGCCGCGTACCGGCTGGCGGACGTGGCCCTGGTCAACCCGATCCGCGACGGCATGAACCTGGTCGCCAAGGAGGTCCCGGTCGTCTCCGACCACGGCTGCGCGCTGGTGCTGTCGCGGGAGGCGGGGGCGTACGAGGAGCTGGGCGAGGACGCGATCGTGGTGAATCCGTACGACGTGACGGGCACGGCCGAGGCCCTGCACGAGGCGCTGACGATGAGCGCGGACGAGCGGTCCGGCCGCACGGAGCGACTGGCCGAGGCGGCGACCGCGCTGCCGCCCCAGCAGTGGTTCCTGGACCAGTTGGAGGCGCTGCGCCAGGGGTGA
- a CDS encoding glucosyl-3-phosphoglycerate synthase, with the protein MLEEVERWLTRRSWSSGDRPLNRLTDARDADPRATSVSVVLPALNEEATVGAIVATIRRELMEKVRLVDELVVIDSGSTDATAAVARAAGARVVHRDAILPRIPAVPGKGEVLWRSLLVTSGEIVCFVDADLRDFSADFVSGTVGPLLTDPSVQFVKAMYDRPLGDSAGQGGRVTELVARPLLNLHWPQLAGFVQPLGGEYAVRRSLLERLPFPVGYGVELGLLVDALHTVGLDALGQVDVGVRRHRHQDGQALGRMAAAIYRTAQLRLSRGHLVRPALTQFERGEDGFVPRTHAVDTEERPPMREIAEYAERHAA; encoded by the coding sequence GTGCTCGAAGAGGTGGAACGCTGGCTGACCAGGCGTTCCTGGTCGTCCGGCGACCGCCCGCTGAACCGGCTCACCGACGCCCGGGACGCCGATCCTCGCGCCACGTCCGTGAGCGTGGTGCTGCCCGCGCTGAACGAGGAGGCCACGGTCGGCGCGATCGTGGCGACGATCCGCCGGGAGCTCATGGAGAAGGTCCGGCTCGTCGACGAGCTCGTCGTGATCGACTCCGGCTCCACCGACGCCACCGCCGCCGTGGCCCGCGCGGCGGGCGCCCGAGTGGTCCACCGGGACGCGATCCTGCCCCGGATACCGGCCGTGCCCGGCAAGGGCGAGGTGCTGTGGCGGTCACTCCTGGTGACCAGCGGCGAGATCGTCTGCTTCGTGGACGCCGACCTCAGGGACTTCTCCGCGGACTTCGTCTCGGGCACGGTCGGGCCGCTGCTCACCGACCCGTCCGTCCAGTTCGTCAAGGCGATGTACGACCGCCCGCTCGGCGACAGCGCAGGTCAGGGAGGCCGGGTCACCGAGCTGGTGGCGCGCCCGCTGCTCAATCTGCACTGGCCCCAGCTGGCCGGGTTCGTGCAGCCGCTGGGGGGCGAGTACGCGGTGCGGCGGTCGCTGCTGGAGCGGCTGCCGTTCCCGGTCGGTTACGGAGTGGAGCTGGGGCTGCTGGTGGACGCGCTGCACACGGTGGGCCTGGACGCGCTGGGCCAGGTCGACGTCGGCGTACGCCGACACCGCCACCAGGACGGGCAGGCGCTGGGCCGGATGGCGGCGGCGATCTACCGCACGGCGCAGCTGCGGCTCTCCCGGGGCCATCTGGTGCGGCCCGCGCTGACCCAGTTCGAACGCGGCGAGGACGGATTCGTGCCCCGCACCCATGCGGTGGACACGGAGGAAAGGCCGCCGATGCGGGAGATCGCGGAGTACGCGGAACGCCACGCGGCGTGA
- the thrC gene encoding threonine synthase — MAVQTVAGNTASSAPAVDLGPAAALSCRECGERFELGPLFACASCFGPLEVAYDLPTGSPEELRKRIEAGPNNIWRYAPLLPVPADVAEKPNINPGFTKLVKADNLARELGVTGGLYVKDDSGNPTHSFKDRVVAIAVEAARAFGFTTLSCSSTGNLAGAVGAAAARAGLRSCVFIPHDLEQGKVVMAAVYGGELVGIEGNYDDVNRFCSELIGDPLGEGWGFVNVNLRPYYGEGSKTLAYEICEQLGWRLPDQIVIPIASGSQLTKIDKGFQELIKLGLVEDRPYKIFGAQAEGCSPVSAAFKAGHDVVRPQKPNTIAKSLAIGNPADGPYVLDIARRTGGAVEDVTDEQVVDAIKLLARTEGIFGETAGGVTLGVTKKLVEAGVIDPALTTVVLNTGDGLKTLDAVSATSQATATIKPSLDAFRAAGLAAG; from the coding sequence ATGGCTGTTCAGACCGTTGCAGGTAACACCGCTTCTTCCGCCCCGGCCGTTGATCTCGGTCCCGCCGCGGCGCTTTCCTGCCGCGAGTGCGGCGAGCGTTTCGAGCTCGGCCCGCTTTTCGCCTGTGCGTCCTGTTTCGGACCGCTGGAAGTGGCCTACGACCTGCCCACCGGCTCCCCGGAGGAGCTGCGCAAGCGCATCGAGGCCGGCCCGAACAACATCTGGCGCTACGCCCCGCTGCTGCCGGTGCCCGCCGACGTCGCGGAGAAGCCCAACATCAACCCCGGCTTCACCAAGCTCGTCAAGGCCGACAACCTCGCCCGTGAGCTGGGCGTCACCGGCGGCCTGTACGTGAAGGACGACTCCGGCAACCCGACGCACTCCTTCAAGGACCGCGTCGTCGCCATCGCCGTCGAGGCCGCCCGCGCCTTCGGCTTCACCACCCTCTCCTGCTCCTCCACGGGCAACCTGGCCGGAGCCGTCGGCGCCGCCGCCGCCCGGGCCGGCCTGCGCTCCTGCGTGTTCATCCCGCACGACCTGGAGCAGGGCAAGGTCGTCATGGCCGCGGTGTACGGCGGTGAGCTGGTCGGCATCGAGGGCAACTACGACGACGTCAACCGCTTCTGCTCCGAGCTCATCGGCGACCCGCTCGGCGAGGGCTGGGGCTTCGTCAACGTCAACCTGCGCCCGTACTACGGCGAGGGCTCCAAGACGCTGGCGTACGAGATCTGCGAGCAGCTCGGCTGGCGGCTGCCCGACCAGATCGTCATCCCGATCGCGTCCGGCTCCCAGCTCACGAAGATCGACAAGGGCTTCCAGGAGCTGATCAAGCTCGGCCTCGTCGAGGACCGGCCGTACAAGATCTTCGGCGCCCAGGCCGAGGGCTGCTCCCCGGTCTCCGCCGCCTTCAAGGCGGGCCACGACGTGGTGCGCCCGCAGAAGCCGAACACCATCGCCAAGTCGCTGGCCATCGGCAACCCGGCGGACGGCCCGTACGTCCTGGACATCGCCCGCCGCACCGGCGGCGCGGTGGAGGACGTGACCGACGAGCAGGTCGTCGACGCGATCAAGCTGCTGGCGCGCACCGAGGGCATCTTCGGCGAGACGGCGGGCGGCGTGACGCTCGGCGTGACGAAGAAGCTCGTCGAGGCGGGCGTCATCGACCCGGCGCTCACCACCGTCGTCCTGAACACCGGCGACGGGCTCAAGACGCTGGACGCGGTCTCCGCGACCTCGCAGGCCACGGCCACCATCAAGCCGAGCCTGGACGCGTTCCGCGCCGCGGGCCTCGCCGCCGGCTGA
- a CDS encoding MoaD/ThiS family protein yields the protein MSVKVRIPTILRTYTGGQAEVPAEGAKLSEVIESLEKDHPGIAARVLDDQGKLRRFVNVYVNDDDVRFEGGLDAATPDGAGVSIIPAVAGGC from the coding sequence ATGAGCGTCAAGGTCCGTATCCCCACCATCCTCCGTACGTACACGGGCGGCCAGGCCGAGGTCCCGGCGGAGGGCGCCAAGCTCTCCGAGGTCATCGAGTCCCTGGAGAAGGACCACCCGGGCATCGCGGCCCGCGTCCTGGACGACCAGGGCAAGCTGCGCCGCTTCGTGAACGTGTACGTCAACGACGACGACGTGCGCTTCGAGGGCGGCCTGGACGCGGCCACGCCGGACGGCGCGGGCGTCTCGATCATCCCCGCGGTCGCCGGCGGCTGCTGA
- a CDS encoding cold-shock protein, whose translation MAQGTVKWFNAEKGYGFIAVDGGADVFVHYSAIQMDGYRTLEEGQRVEFEISQGQKGPQADMVKLAVG comes from the coding sequence ATGGCTCAGGGCACCGTCAAGTGGTTCAACGCGGAGAAGGGGTACGGCTTCATCGCGGTCGACGGTGGTGCGGATGTTTTCGTCCACTACAGCGCGATCCAGATGGACGGGTACCGCACCCTCGAAGAGGGTCAGCGAGTTGAATTCGAGATCTCGCAGGGCCAGAAGGGGCCCCAGGCCGACATGGTCAAGCTCGCCGTCGGCTGA
- the groL gene encoding chaperonin GroEL (60 kDa chaperone family; promotes refolding of misfolded polypeptides especially under stressful conditions; forms two stacked rings of heptamers to form a barrel-shaped 14mer; ends can be capped by GroES; misfolded proteins enter the barrel where they are refolded when GroES binds), which yields MAKIIAFDEEARRGLERGMNQLADAVKVTLGPKGRNVVLEKKWGAPTITNDGVSIAKEIELEDPYEKIGAELVKEVAKKTDDVAGDGTTTATVLAQALVREGLRNVAAGANPMALKRGIEKAVEAVSAALLEQAKDVETKEQIASTASISAADTEIGAKIAEAMDKVGKEGVITVEESQTFGLELELTEGMRFDKGYISAYFATDMERMEASLDDPYILIVNSKIASVKDLIPLLEKVMQSGKPLLIIAEDVEGEALSTLVVNKIKGTFKSVAVKAPGFGDRRKAMLADIAILTGGTVISEEVGLKLENAGLDLLGRARKVVITKDETTIVDGAGDSDQVQGRVNQIRAEIENSDSDYDREKLQERLAKLAGGVAVIKAGAATEVELKERKHRIEDAVRNAKAAVEEGIVAGGGVALLQASAVFEKLDLTGDEATGANAVKLALEAPLKQIAVNGGLEGGVVVEKVRNLPIGHGLNAATGEYVDMIAEGILDPAKVTRSALQNAASIAALFLTTEAVIADKPEKAGAAAPGGMPGGDMDF from the coding sequence ATGGCCAAGATCATCGCGTTCGACGAGGAGGCACGGCGCGGTCTCGAGCGCGGGATGAACCAGCTCGCCGACGCCGTCAAGGTCACCCTCGGCCCCAAGGGCCGTAACGTCGTCCTCGAGAAGAAGTGGGGCGCGCCCACGATCACCAACGATGGTGTTTCCATCGCCAAGGAGATCGAGCTCGAGGACCCGTACGAGAAGATCGGTGCGGAGCTGGTCAAGGAGGTCGCCAAGAAGACGGACGACGTCGCCGGCGACGGTACGACCACCGCCACCGTTCTGGCTCAGGCTCTCGTCCGCGAGGGTCTGCGCAACGTCGCCGCAGGCGCCAACCCGATGGCCCTCAAGCGGGGCATCGAGAAGGCCGTCGAGGCCGTCTCCGCCGCTCTGCTGGAGCAGGCCAAGGACGTGGAGACCAAGGAGCAGATCGCTTCGACCGCCTCCATCTCCGCCGCCGACACCGAGATCGGCGCCAAGATCGCCGAGGCGATGGACAAGGTCGGCAAGGAAGGCGTCATCACCGTCGAGGAGTCCCAGACCTTCGGTCTGGAGCTTGAGCTCACCGAGGGTATGCGCTTCGACAAGGGCTACATCTCGGCGTACTTCGCGACCGACATGGAGCGTATGGAGGCGTCGCTCGACGACCCGTACATCCTGATCGTCAACTCGAAGATCGCCAGCGTCAAGGACCTGATCCCGCTGCTGGAGAAGGTCATGCAGTCGGGCAAGCCCCTGCTGATCATCGCCGAGGACGTCGAGGGCGAGGCGCTCTCCACCCTGGTCGTCAACAAGATCAAGGGCACGTTCAAGTCCGTCGCCGTCAAGGCTCCGGGCTTCGGCGACCGCCGCAAGGCCATGCTCGCGGACATCGCCATCCTCACCGGTGGCACCGTGATCTCCGAGGAGGTCGGTCTCAAGCTGGAGAACGCCGGCCTGGACCTGCTCGGCCGTGCCCGCAAGGTCGTCATCACCAAGGACGAGACCACGATCGTCGACGGCGCCGGTGACAGCGACCAGGTTCAGGGTCGCGTCAACCAGATCCGTGCCGAGATCGAGAACTCCGACTCGGACTACGACCGCGAGAAGCTCCAGGAGCGTCTGGCGAAGCTGGCCGGCGGCGTGGCCGTCATCAAGGCCGGCGCCGCCACCGAGGTGGAGCTCAAGGAGCGCAAGCACCGCATCGAGGACGCGGTGCGCAACGCCAAGGCCGCCGTCGAGGAGGGCATCGTCGCCGGTGGTGGCGTGGCTCTGCTCCAGGCCTCGGCCGTCTTCGAGAAGCTCGACCTCACGGGCGACGAGGCGACCGGCGCCAACGCCGTGAAGCTCGCGCTGGAGGCCCCGCTCAAGCAGATCGCCGTCAACGGTGGTCTTGAGGGTGGCGTCGTCGTGGAGAAGGTCCGCAACCTGCCGATCGGTCACGGCCTCAACGCCGCGACCGGCGAGTACGTCGACATGATCGCCGAGGGCATTCTCGACCCGGCGAAGGTCACGCGCTCCGCTCTGCAGAACGCCGCGTCCATCGCCGCGCTCTTCCTCACCACCGAGGCCGTCATCGCCGACAAGCCCGAGAAGGCCGGCGCGGCCGCCCCGGGCGGCATGCCGGGCGGTGACATGGACTTCTGA
- a CDS encoding ABC transporter ATP-binding protein, whose translation MGEAGADGPSPLRLLLSRVRPHRGVLVRAGLLSLAGSGAGLAMPLMAKHAVDAFAADRSPAGPLVALTVLVLVGACLSAYGRYLMSRTGEGVVLRARDQLVGRIMRLKVPAVDRLTPGDLQSRVTSDTTLLRTVLSSGLVESFNSVLMLLGTIAFMAYMDLTLLGVTLVVIVGIGAVTSLLMPRIQRAQLRAQESVGAMGAALDRVLQAFRTVKASGAEERETAAVAAAARHAHDRGVSVARWSSVSDVTMAMSIQLAFLAVLGVGGARVASGALEVSSLIAFLLYLFYLMGPIGGLVEGWTGLQSGLAAVRRIDEVESLPGEPAAAPGAVRQEIPATPLGVTFQDVAFGYGDERAPAHKGVTFDVPTGGLVALVGPSGAGKSTVFSLLERFYDHDSGTITVDGRDIRDWPLAELRGSLAYVEQDAPVLAGTLRENLVFAAPDAEEKALTEAVARTRLDSLVDRLPEGLDTAVGHRGVTLSGGERQRIAIARALLRRPRLLLLDEVTSQLDAVNEQALRDVILELAEHTTVLVIAHRLSTVRHADRIVVLEDGRVRTAGTHEELIAGDDLYRELATTQLAADAR comes from the coding sequence GTGGGCGAGGCGGGTGCGGACGGGCCCTCCCCTCTCCGTCTCCTCCTCTCCCGGGTCCGCCCGCACCGCGGCGTCCTCGTCCGCGCGGGCCTGCTCTCGCTCGCCGGATCCGGGGCGGGCCTCGCGATGCCGCTGATGGCGAAGCACGCGGTCGACGCGTTCGCCGCGGACCGCTCGCCCGCCGGACCGCTCGTCGCGCTGACCGTGCTCGTGCTGGTCGGCGCCTGCCTCTCCGCGTACGGGCGCTATCTCATGTCCCGTACGGGAGAAGGCGTCGTCCTGCGCGCACGCGACCAACTCGTGGGCCGCATCATGCGGTTGAAGGTCCCGGCGGTGGACCGGCTGACGCCGGGCGACCTCCAGTCACGCGTGACCAGCGACACGACCCTCCTGCGGACGGTCCTCTCCAGCGGCCTGGTCGAGTCGTTCAACAGCGTGCTGATGCTGCTGGGGACGATCGCCTTCATGGCGTACATGGACCTGACGCTGCTCGGCGTGACGCTGGTCGTGATCGTCGGCATCGGTGCCGTGACCTCGCTGCTGATGCCGCGCATCCAGCGGGCCCAGCTCCGCGCCCAGGAGTCCGTGGGCGCGATGGGCGCGGCACTGGACCGGGTGCTCCAGGCCTTCCGCACGGTCAAGGCGAGCGGGGCGGAGGAGCGGGAGACGGCGGCCGTCGCGGCGGCCGCGCGGCACGCGCACGACCGGGGCGTCTCGGTGGCGCGGTGGTCGTCGGTCTCCGACGTCACGATGGCGATGTCGATCCAGCTGGCGTTCCTGGCGGTGCTGGGCGTGGGCGGCGCACGGGTGGCGTCCGGCGCGCTGGAGGTCTCGTCGCTGATCGCGTTCCTGCTCTACCTCTTCTATCTGATGGGCCCGATCGGCGGCCTGGTCGAGGGCTGGACGGGCTTGCAGAGCGGGCTCGCGGCGGTCCGCAGGATCGACGAGGTCGAGTCGCTGCCCGGCGAACCGGCCGCCGCGCCCGGAGCCGTACGGCAGGAGATCCCCGCGACTCCGCTCGGCGTCACGTTCCAGGACGTGGCGTTCGGGTACGGGGACGAGCGCGCGCCCGCCCACAAGGGGGTGACGTTCGACGTCCCGACCGGCGGTCTGGTCGCGCTGGTGGGCCCGTCGGGGGCGGGCAAGTCGACGGTGTTCAGCCTGCTGGAACGCTTCTACGACCACGACTCCGGCACCATCACCGTGGACGGCCGGGACATCCGGGACTGGCCGCTGGCCGAGCTGCGGGGCTCGCTGGCGTACGTGGAACAGGACGCGCCGGTCCTGGCCGGGACGCTGCGGGAGAACCTCGTCTTCGCCGCCCCGGACGCCGAGGAGAAGGCGCTGACGGAGGCGGTGGCCCGTACCCGTCTGGACAGCCTGGTCGACCGGCTGCCGGAGGGCCTGGACACGGCGGTGGGCCATCGCGGCGTCACCCTCTCCGGCGGCGAACGCCAGCGGATAGCCATCGCACGGGCCCTGTTGCGCCGCCCGCGGCTGCTGCTGCTCGACGAGGTGACCTCGCAACTGGACGCGGTCAACGAGCAGGCGCTGCGCGACGTGATCCTCGAACTGGCGGAACATACGACGGTGCTGGTCATCGCGCACCGCCTCTCCACCGTCCGGCACGCGGACCGCATCGTGGTCCTGGAGGACGGCCGGGTCCGGACGGCGGGCACGCATGAGGAGCTGATCGCCGGGGACGACCTCTACCGCGAGCTGGCGACGACGCAGCTGGCGGCGGACGCGCGGTAA
- a CDS encoding Uma2 family endonuclease produces MTPSTADHVPHAQLSVEDFEQLARTSPETVTLELINGKLEVKPVPDGDHGTIFMWLLRQCMQHRPDLDLHPEQGLMVEAYRQGRARPDGALAPRRHFAGQGEWAPADGVLMTVEVTSYDHDTDRRDRNEKPHGYAAANIPVYLLIDRESDTLVVHSEPDKGRYRQQLSYDYGDAVPLPGPVDITLDTEELKDYAR; encoded by the coding sequence ATGACCCCCAGCACCGCCGATCACGTCCCGCACGCCCAGCTGTCCGTCGAGGACTTCGAGCAGCTCGCCCGCACGTCCCCCGAGACCGTGACGCTTGAGCTCATCAACGGAAAGCTGGAGGTCAAGCCCGTGCCGGACGGGGACCACGGAACCATCTTCATGTGGCTGCTGCGTCAATGCATGCAGCATCGCCCCGACCTCGACCTCCACCCCGAGCAAGGGCTGATGGTGGAGGCGTACCGGCAGGGACGAGCCCGGCCCGACGGCGCTCTCGCCCCCCGTCGGCACTTCGCCGGGCAAGGGGAGTGGGCGCCCGCCGATGGTGTGCTGATGACCGTGGAAGTGACCTCCTACGACCACGACACCGACCGGCGCGACCGCAACGAAAAGCCTCACGGATACGCGGCGGCGAACATCCCCGTGTACCTCTTGATCGACCGCGAGTCGGACACTCTCGTCGTCCACAGCGAGCCCGACAAGGGCCGCTACCGGCAGCAGCTCTCGTACGACTACGGCGACGCCGTCCCCCTCCCCGGCCCCGTCGACATCACCCTGGACACCGAGGAGCTCAAGGACTACGCCCGCTGA
- a CDS encoding SigE family RNA polymerase sigma factor, with translation MTVEEFEEFYAQAVARLTGQLYVMTGDLQEAQDVVQEAFVKAWVRRGRLDRDGSPEAWIRTVAWRLAVSRWRFRRRSADAWNRGSGAPGHVEPPGPGHVVLVDALRELPPQQRRTLTLHYLCDLTVEQIAGETGLSGSTIKTHLVRGRAALAHRLGDPRMEEAPDV, from the coding sequence TTGACCGTCGAGGAGTTCGAAGAGTTCTACGCCCAGGCGGTCGCGCGTCTCACAGGCCAGCTGTACGTGATGACCGGCGACCTCCAGGAGGCGCAGGACGTCGTGCAGGAAGCGTTCGTCAAGGCATGGGTCCGGCGCGGCCGGCTGGACCGCGACGGCAGCCCCGAGGCGTGGATCCGTACGGTCGCCTGGCGGCTGGCGGTGAGCCGTTGGCGCTTCCGGCGGCGTTCGGCGGACGCCTGGAACCGGGGCAGCGGCGCGCCCGGACACGTGGAGCCGCCCGGCCCGGGCCATGTGGTCCTGGTCGACGCGCTCCGCGAACTGCCTCCGCAACAGCGGCGGACGCTGACCCTGCACTACCTGTGCGACCTCACGGTCGAGCAGATCGCCGGAGAGACCGGGCTTTCCGGCAGCACGATCAAGACGCATCTGGTTCGCGGACGGGCGGCGCTCGCCCACCGTCTGGGGGACCCGCGCATGGAGGAGGCGCCTGATGTCTGA